The Miltoncostaea marina DNA window GCCCCCGCCGTCCCGGCCCGGCGACCGCCCCTTGAGCCCGCCTCGCGCCTGGCGCAGGCGCTCGTGCTCATCGCGCTCCTCGCCGGCGCCGCCTACCTCACCTGGCGCTGGGGCTTCACCCTTGACGGCGCGGCGACCTGGCTGGCCCTGCCCCTGGTGGTGGCCGAGACCTACGCCGTGGCGATGCTCGGGATGCTGGCCTTGTCCGCCTGGCGGCTCGCCAGGCGACCGACCCCACCGCCGCTGCAGGGGCAGACGGTGGCCGTGCTGGTGGCGACCTTCGACGAGGACCCGGACGTGCTGCGTCCGACCGTCGTGGGCGCGCTGGCGATCCGCAACGACCCGCGGCCCGAGGTGTGGGTGCTGGACGACGGCGCGCGCGACTGGGTGCGCGAGATGTGCGACGAGCTGGGCGCGAGGTACCTGTCGCGGCCGCCGCCGCGGCGACATGCCAAGGCGGGGAACATCAACCACGCGCTGGAGCGCGTGGAGGCGCGGTTCCTCGTCACCCTGGACGCCGACCACGTGCCGCGGCCCGAGCTCCTCGAGCGGATGCTGGGTCACTTCGCCGACCCCTCGGTGGCGGTGGTGCAGGCGCCCCAGGCCTTCTACAACCGGGGCTTCGGCCATCCGCGCAGCGAGGACGACCCGCTGCGCAACGAGCAGAGCATCTTCTTCGACGTGGTCTGCCGCGGGAAGGACCGCAACGGCGCCGCCTTCTGGTGCGGCTGCCCGTCGGTCATCCGCCGGGCGGCGCTCGAGCGGGTGGGCGGCGTGGCCGTCGACACCGTGGTGGAGGACGCCCACACCAGCATGCGCCTGCACGCGGCCGGCTGGCGCACCGTCTACCACGACGAGGTGATGGCGCTCGGCCTGGCGCCCGAGGAGATCGGGGCCTTCGTCGTGCAGCGCGCGCGCTGGGCGCGCGGGTCGCTGCAGATGCTGCGCCTCGACCCGCCGCTCCTGCGGCGCGGCCTCACCTGGCGCCAGCGCCTGGAGTACACCGCGAGCTGCCTGCACTTCCTGGAGGGGCCGCAGCGGCTCGTCGCGCTGCTGGTGCCGGGCGCCGTGCTGGCCACGGGCGCGCTGCCGCTCGCCACCGACCCGCTGCTCTACGCGGCCGTGTTCGTGCCGCCCGCGGTGCTGACGCCGCTGGCCTCGATCGCCATGACCCGCGGCCGCTACCGGGTGCTGGAGGGCGAGCGCTACTCGATCGTGCGCATGGAGGCCTACCTGCGGGCGCTGGCGGCGCTGCCGCGGGGCCGCGGCGGCGGCTTCCGGGTGACCCCGAAGGGCGCCCGCGCGGGCGGCTCGCCGGTGGCCCGGGCGATGGCGGTGCCGCTCGCCGTGGCCGGGGTGACGCTCGCCGCGGTCGGCTACCAGACGGCCGCCCAGCTGCTCGACCTGCCCGGCCGCCTGCCGGCGGCCGCGTCCACCGTCACCACCCTCTGGGCGTTCCTCAACGTCGGCCTGATCGCTTACACCTACGCCTGGGCGCGCGGCGTGCAGCACCGCCGGCGCAGCCACCGCTTCCCGGTCGCCATGCACGCGGCCTACTCAGGCGACGACGGCGGACCCGCGATCGACAGCCGGGTGACCGACCTGTCGCGCCACGGCGCCCGCCTGGTCGTGCGCGAGCCCCGCGAGCCGGGCGAGCGGCTGCGCCTGGTGCTGCTGCTGGACGACGGGCCGGTGGAGGTGACCGGCGTCATCGCCACCGTCACCGCCGGGGTGCCTGGCGAGGGCTGGACGATCGGGCTCGACTTCGATCCCGTGGACGCCGCCACCGCCGACGCCATCGTGCGCTGGTGCTTCCGGCACCCGTTCGGCCTGGAGCGGCCGGTCGGGCCGCCGCCGCCGCCGGTCGCGGCGCCGGCCGACCCGGCGCCCTACTTCGCCTCCATGCTCGCCGCGGCCCAGACGGCGGCGACCGAGGCGCCCGGCGAGCGGGGAAGGGGGCCGGCCGGCGGATAGGCCCGCGCGCGGTGGGCTACGCTGGCCCCGGACCCGGGACGTGGCGCAGCCTGGTAGCGCACCGCCTTTGGGTGGCGGGGGTCCCCGGTTCGAATCCGGGCGTCCCGATAGTGATTTGCAGGGGTTTCTAGTTCGCCGGCGCCGCTGCTTCCGCGCCGCACCTCCGTTCTACCTCCAACATGCGGGCGTCGAGCCGGGCGAGCATCTCGGCCCGCGGGCGCTCCAGCAGGTGGCCGTAACGGTCCATCGTGATCTGGATGGAGGAGTGCCCGAGCGTGTCGGCGATGAGCTTCGGGTGCGTGCCCAGCTCGATGAGGATGGCGGCGCAGGTGTGGCGCAGGTCGTGGAAGCGCAGGCGGTGCTTCTCTGCCGAGAGCGCGCGCCTGACCGCGGGCCGGAAGTCGCGCCGGGTGAAGTTGTGCCGGTCGAGCAGGGCGCCGCGCGCGCCGGTGAACACGACGCCGTCCGGCCCGGTGCCGCCCTCGGTGTAGCGCTCCCAGTGCCGCGTCAGTTCTTCGCGGAGGAAGGCGGGCAGGTCCACGGTGCGCGCCTTGCCGTTCTTCGGCGTGGTCCACTCGGCGGCGCGCCTGTCCACCTGCGAGAGCGACTCGGCCACGGTCAGCCGCCCGGCGAGCAGGTTCACGTTCCGCCGCCGCAGGCCCGCCAGCTCGCCGAACCGTAGCCCGGCGAAGGCGGCCGTCAGGATCATCGCCCGGTACCGCGGCGGCACGGCGCCGGCCAACGTCCAGACCTCCTCGGGCGAGAGATAGAGCTGCTCGCGCTCGCGCACCCGCGGCATCGGCACGCCCGCGGCGGGGTTCACCGGCAACCAGCCGAGGTACACGGCGTGGTTGAGCGCCTGGCGCCAGACGCCGTAGACCTTGCCCACGGTCGCCGGCGAGCGCCGCCCGCGGCTCAACTCGACCACCCAGGCGTCCGCGTCGGCCCGGGTGATCCGGCTGAGCTGCACCTTCTCCCAGCGGGGCAGCACGTGGACGCGCAGCACCGTCGCATACCGCGCGGCTGTCGAGGGCTTAAGCCCCGCCCAGGCCTGCGACTGCTGCCACCGCTCGACCAGGGCGCCGAACGTGACGCGGCCGAGCATCGGGTCGCGCAGGGTGCCGAGGTCCGCCTCGTGCTCAACCTTGCGACGGAACTTCTTGGCGTCCCCCTCGCGGCGGAACGTCTTTGTCCTTTGCCGGCGCCGCCCGTACTCGTCGCGCACGTCGTAGCGGACCTCCCACCGCGACGGGTCTTCCTTCGGCACTCCCCGTATGTGGGCCATCACCGCACCTCTCTTCTTGTGACAACTGTCACAATTGAAAGGTACGCCAGCGGTGGGCCGCTGGAGGTAGCGATCGAGGTGGAGTAATCCATGTTCTTCGGTCCTCGCAGGGAAATCGACGTCTACGACCCGGGCCTGGCAGGAGCGGGGCCAGCCGCAGCCGACCCCGCTTCCGCCGGGCGCTCAGGTCGTCGGGCTCACCTCCGTTCCGGCTTGCGGTAGGGGTGCAGCTCGTCGTGGTAGACGCCGAGCGGCTGGCCCAGCACCTCAGCCTCAACCAGGTTCTGCAGGCTGTGCACGTTGGGCGGCTCTTCCTGCGCCTCGTCGTTCCAGAGGAAGTAGACGTCGCCGCTCTTGGTGTTCCAGGCGACGACAGGGAACGAGGTGCGGTCTTCCATGAGGACGTACCAGCCCGGGTACGCGGGGACCGCGCTCATGACGCCACCTGCTGTCCTCCGTCCGCCCACTTGCGGTGGTCGTCCCGGTAGATCACCGGGAAGATGATGGAGCCCCACGGAACGATGAGGGCGCCGGTGTCCTCAGGCAGGGGACCGGGCGTATCGAGCAACTGGGCCAGCTCCCAGAGCATCGACTCGGCTTCGCAGAGGGCGCCGAGGAACCAGTCCTCGGCCTCGTGCGAAAGGTCGTCCTGGATGTCAAGTGTCTGCTGTGCCATTGCGGAGCACCTTTCCCTCCCCGACGGGGAAGTTCGGATGCTCGACGGGCCGGCTCAGCTCGGCGCCCCTTGCAGGATGGGTGGCGGCGCCACCTCTGCGAGCGTTATTCGATGAGGCGACGCCTCTGACTAGGACGTCGCGCGCGCACTATCCCACAAACCCGGCGGGGGCTGTCAAGCGTCGTCCGGTTCGGCCTCAATGCGCCCAACGCTGTTGAGCGGCGCCAACTCGATCAATGCCCGCCCGATGAGCTTGACGGCGTCGTCCGGATCGCTTTCGGCTCGTGCCAGCAGCATCGCCGCGGGCCGCGTGCGCCCGGGGTCGGGGCTCGCTTCGAGCTTGCCGCGCAGGAGCGCCAGCTCGCCCCGGACGTTGTCGCCCTCTGCCGCATGGCGCTGGACGGCCACGAGCGATTCGTAGAAGTCGCTGCCCTTGCCGTAGTCCGCGAACTCGTAGTGAATCTCTCCCACGACGTCTCCTTCCCTCACTGAGCTTGCTCGCCGGGTAGCAGTACCGACGAGAGATCGATCGCCTCCACTTCCGGGTCAGCGCGCAGGCGGCGTGTGACTCGCACGATGCGACCGTTCACGTAGGGGTTGTGGTCGTAGAGCCGCTCGACGGTCGCTCGGGACAGCCGGAGGGCCTCGGTCACGTTGAAGTCCTCGTCGAAGATCACGATGAGCAGGTAGTCGTAATCGGCGTCCCGGATCGGACTGAGGTTCGTCCGCTTGCCGGTGCTGGTCGTGCGCAGCGCCTTGACCTGGATGCGCTCGCCGGCGGGCGTGAGAACGTCCCACCCGGCCTGACTGAAGCTGCCGCGCGTGCCTCCGTAGTGCGTCGCCACGACCGCCTCGGCGATGTCGCCAATCGGGCTGTTGTTGGTGCGGATGACGTCGCGGTGGCGCAGCGCGCGCATGATCGCCGCCCAGTCGGCCAGCAGTTCTCGGGTGGTCCGGCTCTCGGGGTTGTACGTCATCGGCTCGATCCTGGTCGGAGGTGCCGCTGGAGGTGCGGCGACGCGTGCGAGCAAGTGTATGCGCGTCTCGGGCGGCATCCGGCGTAACCGACTCCCGCCTACGTCGGGCGGGACACCTTCTGGCCGGCCTCCCAGCGGGGGTCCGGGCGCCGCGCGCCGGCCAGCCCGCACGGGTGCTTTGC harbors:
- a CDS encoding glycosyltransferase, whose protein sequence is MHTLGSERTAPAVPARRPPLEPASRLAQALVLIALLAGAAYLTWRWGFTLDGAATWLALPLVVAETYAVAMLGMLALSAWRLARRPTPPPLQGQTVAVLVATFDEDPDVLRPTVVGALAIRNDPRPEVWVLDDGARDWVREMCDELGARYLSRPPPRRHAKAGNINHALERVEARFLVTLDADHVPRPELLERMLGHFADPSVAVVQAPQAFYNRGFGHPRSEDDPLRNEQSIFFDVVCRGKDRNGAAFWCGCPSVIRRAALERVGGVAVDTVVEDAHTSMRLHAAGWRTVYHDEVMALGLAPEEIGAFVVQRARWARGSLQMLRLDPPLLRRGLTWRQRLEYTASCLHFLEGPQRLVALLVPGAVLATGALPLATDPLLYAAVFVPPAVLTPLASIAMTRGRYRVLEGERYSIVRMEAYLRALAALPRGRGGGFRVTPKGARAGGSPVARAMAVPLAVAGVTLAAVGYQTAAQLLDLPGRLPAAASTVTTLWAFLNVGLIAYTYAWARGVQHRRRSHRFPVAMHAAYSGDDGGPAIDSRVTDLSRHGARLVVREPREPGERLRLVLLLDDGPVEVTGVIATVTAGVPGEGWTIGLDFDPVDAATADAIVRWCFRHPFGLERPVGPPPPPVAAPADPAPYFASMLAAAQTAATEAPGERGRGPAGG
- a CDS encoding tyrosine-type recombinase/integrase — its product is MAHIRGVPKEDPSRWEVRYDVRDEYGRRRQRTKTFRREGDAKKFRRKVEHEADLGTLRDPMLGRVTFGALVERWQQSQAWAGLKPSTAARYATVLRVHVLPRWEKVQLSRITRADADAWVVELSRGRRSPATVGKVYGVWRQALNHAVYLGWLPVNPAAGVPMPRVREREQLYLSPEEVWTLAGAVPPRYRAMILTAAFAGLRFGELAGLRRRNVNLLAGRLTVAESLSQVDRRAAEWTTPKNGKARTVDLPAFLREELTRHWERYTEGGTGPDGVVFTGARGALLDRHNFTRRDFRPAVRRALSAEKHRLRFHDLRHTCAAILIELGTHPKLIADTLGHSSIQITMDRYGHLLERPRAEMLARLDARMLEVERRCGAEAAAPAN
- a CDS encoding DUF6998 domain-containing protein — its product is MTYNPESRTTRELLADWAAIMRALRHRDVIRTNNSPIGDIAEAVVATHYGGTRGSFSQAGWDVLTPAGERIQVKALRTTSTGKRTNLSPIRDADYDYLLIVIFDEDFNVTEALRLSRATVERLYDHNPYVNGRIVRVTRRLRADPEVEAIDLSSVLLPGEQAQ